CGGCGATGGCCACGGCGGTGCGGCCGGCGTGCACCTGGACCTGTTGGTCAGCGTTGTCCAGAATGAACATGAGCGTGAAGCTGAGGTTAGTGCCGGTATCCCCGTCAGGGACCGGGAAGACGTTGATGCGGTCGAGGTGCTGCTGGTGGGACAGCACCTGGTGGATGCCGGCGGTCAGTCCTCGATACAGGCGGATGCCGTCCAGATAGGTGATTTTAGCCTCTGACATGCCTAGCTCGTGAACGGGTGCTCAATCGTACGCCCACCCGACGTGGAAGCCATCTCCATTCTAACGATTAGGTGATATATTACCATTGACAGCCAAAATTACCATACAATTTGGTTCTGAGCACCACATATACGTCTTACTACCGTGCTAGAAATGCAGTATATGCCGATCTTAGCATCCGTAATCGAAGTAACGTCACACCGGGTATTGAGTAACAGGTGTGCGAACTCGTCTGATGATGTGGAAGAAGGTTATTGGAATCACGGGAAATGGCCGTTACTTTTTTTAATAATACAAATTCCTTTTATGACCTATAAAAGTAGGTTACATGGAAACTCAATCAAGGTGATTATATTTTTAGGATGCAATCGATGAAAAGGATTCTCACGTTATCGACCATAGCGGTTGTTACCTTATTTCTATCTGGATGTGCCCCTTCCCGCGCCGTTCTCACACTCTCCGACCTGGATCCCAAGCTGGCGTTTCTGGAAGAGCATGGAATTTATGTCGCCCTGATAGACTATCCGGTTACCGGCATCGAGAAATACAATGAATTTTTCAAATCTAGTGCCCTGATATACTACACAGCGGAGCTGGCTGGTTCGATGGTGAATGATGCCACCGCGAATCTAAAGCGATTTGCACGTGACCGCCTGGCCGGAGCGGTTATGGATGAGAATATCCGGGAGCTCATAGGGGATACACCGCCTGATCAGCTCAGTGTGGAACAATCGCTGGCGGTTATGAGAATGGAGCAGGAACGCGATCGGATCACGCAGCATGAAGTCGAATACTTCGCCACTACCATCGGTGAACTGGGCATTGCCTCATTCGCGCTGGTACGCGGCATCAAGGAAACACCCGATTTAATTAGAAGCGGTGGTGCCTTATTAACCAATGTTAAAGACGATTTCACCATATTTGGAATCCCCAGGTTCTGGGAAATCAGGCCAGTGGTGGAAGGACTCAATGAAAGCATAGATAGACTAAAGCACGTGCGTGATAAGGCACCGGTTATAGTGGAGGATATCGCGGTGCTAATTAGTGGAATCAAGGAACTAAGTGGATAAGGAGGGTTCGCTAAAAGAATGGTAAGACAAATGGCAAAGACTTATGCCCGGATAGCAGCAGCCACTGGTTTGGCCCTCGTTCTGGCAAGCTGCGCGGCTACCAGCGCCCCATCAGCTCTGGAAGCGGAGCTGGTTACGGAGGAACAACCGGCGGTGAGTTTGTCCATGCCCCCTGGATGGGATGACGCCATTATTGATCGCATCAAGGCCGGTGAGGGGCTGAAGAAACGGGTCGCTGTTCTGGACTTTGAGGGCGCCGAGAAGCTGGCAGGCAAAGTAGACCTGAAGCTCGCGGACCTGCTGATCACCTCCCTGGTCAGGTCGGGCCGGTTCGATGTTATCGAGCGTACCAGGATGCACCAGGTATTGTCGGAGCAGGACCTGGGCCTCACCGGCATTATGGATGAATCCACCGCTGCTCAGATGGGCAAGGTTCTTGGTGCGGAATACGTCGTGCTGGGAGCGATTACCTCAGCAACGCAACAGAGCATTGATAAGTTCGGGTACATCCTGGTTGTGATTGAAGTTGGGCTGGACGTGCGGGCAGTGGATGCT
This genomic interval from Candidatus Neomarinimicrobiota bacterium contains the following:
- a CDS encoding CsgG/HfaB family protein, whose protein sequence is MAKTYARIAAATGLALVLASCAATSAPSALEAELVTEEQPAVSLSMPPGWDDAIIDRIKAGEGLKKRVAVLDFEGAEKLAGKVDLKLADLLITSLVRSGRFDVIERTRMHQVLSEQDLGLTGIMDESTAAQMGKVLGAEYVVLGAITSATQQSIDKFGYILVVIEVGLDVRAVDATSGKILLSQHAVGRSENKVVVTSEGTVVSGAIDYASTYAQASKDAIQGIGAKIGDLFPLLGYVVLADETQVITDIGEDRGMSIGDNLIVFRITGEITHPATGEHIGWNKEVLAAITIRTTEKNLSTGQITFKKGDSTTIQAGDLVISASQ